The following are from one region of the Silene latifolia isolate original U9 population chromosome 9, ASM4854445v1, whole genome shotgun sequence genome:
- the LOC141600865 gene encoding uncharacterized protein LOC141600865, whose product MDGKHTKYSIFKGDNYSWWKHRMEHYVKSTDYECWVIIQKGPLAITVTDSDGNSAVKSEDSYVKADYRKVEKNSKAMSIIQYGISEQDINRISGCTSAKEIRDTLNLAYEGTSQVKKHCREFESEDIVRKILRSLSDKWQPKVTAIQEAKDLSKLSLNELMGSLMAHELSLAKRSGESSKARGFALKSTSSDEEDDGDDEQAMYSRNMADMINSHNPKKFNNANRKRFQKKRSYSTVACFKCGEKGHLIKYCPKWNEFKFREKRDFAKKDFKHKVMSAI is encoded by the exons atgGACGGAAAACATACTAAGTACTCTATCTTCAAAGGGGATAACTACTCCTGGTGGAAGCACCGTATGGAACACTACGTCAAAAGTACGGATTATGAGTGTTGGGTCattattcaaaagggtccccttgcTATAACGGTTACTGACTCTGATGGGAATAGTGCCGTAAAAAGTGAGGACAGTTATGTCAAGGCTGACTATCGTAAAGTCGAGAAAaattctaaagccatgtccattaTTCAATATGGAATCAGTGAACAAGATATCAATCGCATCTCCGGATGTACCTCGGCTAAAGAGATTCGGGACACCTTAAACCTTGCATATGAAGGAACGTCTCAAGTCAAGAAGCAtt GTAGAGAGTTCGAATCCGAGGATATAGTCCGAaagatccttcgtagcctaagtgataaatggcaaccgaaggtgaCGGCTATTCAGGAGGCTAAAGATCTGTCCAAATTGTCCCTCAATGAGCTAATGGGTTCCCTCATGGCACACGAGTTAAGTCTCGCAAAGCGCTCGGGTGAAAGTTCTAAAGCTAGAGGTTTCGCTCTCAAATCAACctcaagtgatgaggaagatgatggagaTGACGAACAAGCCATGTACTCACGTAACATGGCGGATATGATCAATAGTCACAATCCTAAGAAGTTCAACAATGCTAATAGAAAAcgttttcaaaagaagagatCTTATTCCACGGTGGCTTGTTTCAAATGTGGTGAGAAAGGTCACCTTATCAAATATTGCCCCAAGTGGAATGAGTTCAAATTTAGAGAAAAACGAGATTTTGCAAAGAAAGATTTTAAGCATAAAGTCATGTCTGCAATATGA